In Brachyhypopomus gauderio isolate BG-103 chromosome 11, BGAUD_0.2, whole genome shotgun sequence, a single genomic region encodes these proteins:
- the slc26a2 gene encoding sulfate transporter: protein MSAGDNNVAGETPGPEGDLHVPLVLEERSKEEEPLGAALSRKLKKRCSCSPARASALLLDFVPILKWLPRYRVKDWLLGDVMSGVIVGILLAPQAIAYSLLAAQDPIYGLYTSFFSCIIYAFLGTSRHISVGIFGVLCLMVGQVVERELAVAGYVLDSQSNQTVLENRTILACDRSCYAIIVGSTVTFTAGVFQVLMGLLQVGFVSVFLSDSLLSGFATGASLTILTSQLKYLLGLKLPRVQGWGSLIKTWIGLLRSLDQTNMCDLVTSVLCLLVLVPAKELNERFKSKLKAPVPFELFVVVAATLASHFGRFNEKYDSSVSGNIPTGFMPPQLPVWSLIPSIAVDAFSIAIIGFAITVSLSEMFAKKHGYVVDPNQEMYAIGFCNIVPSFFRCFVTSAALTKTLVKESTGCQTQMSSLVTALVLLLVLLVIAPFFYSLQKCVLAVIILVNLRGALRKFCDVPRMWRANRVDASIWLLTMAASALLNTELGLLLGVLASAFCVLGRTQRAQALQLGQSAERDIFKELVAYKGLQTLPGVAVFRYEAPIYYANQTLFKKSLYRNTGLDPVKEKAQRKRLEKARKKQEEKRKGAEQDSQESNGKFLPNAPPFHTLVIDCCPVLFLDTAGVGALKEVRKDFQEMGVRLLLAQCNTSAMESLRRGGYYDPATGNGEIVFHTVGDAVHYGQSLPSQNGDCDTAF, encoded by the exons ATGTCTGCTGGTGACAACAATGTGGCTGGCGAAACACCCGGACCTGAAGGGGACCTTCACGTCCCCCTCGTCCTCGAGGAGCGCTCGAAGGAGGAGGAACCCCTGGGGGCCGCGCTGAGCCGTAAGCTGAAGAAACGTTGCTCCTGTAGCCCGGCTCGGGCCTCCGCTCTGCTCCTCGACTTCGTCCCCATTCTGAAGTGGCTGCCGCGGTATCGGGTCAAGGACTGGCTGTTGGGTGACGTGATGTCGGGCGTGATCGTCGGCATCTTGTTGGCGCCCCAGGCCATCGCCTACTCCCTGCTGGCCGCCCAGGACCCCATCTACGGCCTCTACACGTCCTTCTTCTCCTGCATCATCTACGCCTTCCTGGGCACGTCTCGCCACATCTCGGTGGGCATCTTCGGGGTGCTGTGTCTGATGGTGGGCCAGGTGGTGGAGCGGGAGCTGGCCGTGGCCGGATACGTCCTGGACAGCCAAAGCAATCAGACCGTCCTGGAGAACAGAACCATCCTAGCATGTGATCGCAGCTGTTACGCCATTATTGTGGGGTCCACTGTTACCTTCACAGCAGGAGTCTTCCAG GTGTTAATGGGTCTCCTCCAGGTTGGCTTTGTCTCAGTGTTCCTCTCGGACTCTCTGCTGAGCGGTTTCGCCACTGGTGCCTCCCTTACCATCCTCACCTCTCAGCTGAAGTACCTTCTGGGCCTGAAACTGCCTCGTGTGCAGGGATGGGGCTCGCTGATCAAGACTTGGATCGGCCTACTGAGGAGCCTCGACCAAACCAACATGTGCGACCTGGTCACCAGCGTCCTGTGCCTCCTCGTGCTCGTGCCCGCCAAAGAGCTGAACGAGCGCTTCAAGTCCAAGCTCAAGGCGCCCGTCCCCTTCGAGCTCTTCGTGGTCGTGGCCGCCACGCTGGCCTCGCACTTCGGCCGCTTCAACGAAAAATACGACTCGTCCGTGTCGGGGAACATTCCCACGGGGTTCATGCCCCCTCAGCTCCCCGTCTGGTCGCTCATCCCCAGCATCGCGGTCGACGCCTTCTCCATAGCCATCATTGGCTTCGCCATCACGGTGTCGCTGTCCGAGATGTTCGCCAAGAAGCACGGCTACGTGGTCGACCCCAACCAGGAGATGTACGCCATCGGCTTCTGCAACATCGTCCCGTCTTTCTTCCGCTGCTTCGTCACCAGCGCGGCCCTGACCAAGACCCTGGTGAAGGAGTCCACCGGCTGCCAGACCCAGATGTCCAGCCTGGTGACGGCGCTGGTGCTGCTGCTGGTTCTCCTCGTCATCGCTCCATTCTTCTACTCCCTGCAGAA GTGTGTCCTGGCTGTCATCATCTTGGTGAACCTGCGGGGGGCGCTGCGCAAGTTCTGTGACGTCCCCCGGATGTGGCGTGCCAACCGCGTGGACGCCAGCATCTGGCTCCTGACCATGGCCGCGTCGGCACTGCTGAACACGGAGCTGGGCCTGCTTCTCGGGGTGCTGGCCAGTGCCTTCTGCGTGCTAGGCCGTACGCAACGGGCCCAGGCCCTCCAGCTGGGCCAGAGCGCTGAGCGTGACATCTTCAAGGAGCTGGTGGCATACAAGGGCCTCCAGACGCTGCCCGGTGTGGCCGTCTTCCGCTACGAGGCCCCCATCTACTATGCCAACCAGACCCTGTTTAAGAAGTCCCTGTACCGCAACACGGGCCTGGACCCGGTGAAGGAGAAAGCCCAACGCAAGAGGCTGGAGAAGGCCAGGAAGAAGCAGGAAGAGAAGAGGAAGGGGGCGGAGCAAGACTCCCAAGAGTCCAATGGTAAGTTCCTGCCAAACGCTCCTCCCTTTCACACCCTGGTCATAGACTGCTGCCCAGTGCTGTTTCTGGACACGGCGGGCGTCGGCGCGCTGAAGGAGGTTCGTAAAGATTTTCAGGAGATGGGTGTGAGGCTGCTCTTGGCACAGTGCAACACCTCTGCGATGGAATCCCTGCGGAGAGGTGGCTACTACGACCCGGCAACGGGAAACGGAGAGATCGTTTTTCACACTGTCGGAGATGCCGTCCATTACGGCCAAAGCCTGCCGTCACAGAACGGTGACTGTGACACTGCTTTCTGA